The genomic stretch tggaaatctatcgaccaagagttcttacggaagaactagctaaacagttggcttatcaatttacggaaattgagtcttgggatcacttgtattattcttgagggagatcaattatatgcaagtgcaatgagtctacacgattaaaatgaatttctaatagacttaaatcacctcgatgagttgcttatttcgtttttgtttttctttctttttcagtgtagatcacgaacatttaaactgctaataacgaaatggctggtcctactaacgacccaatgccaagtgccacattggaccgtgagtcctggcttcggatcttcatgaatcagatgaatcagtctactcgactgaagaatgatggatcaaacttcgcggactgggaggcggcattacggaatgctgccgctgctgacgggaagctcaaatatcttatagagcccatcccgccaaacccaggtcccacggctagagctaacgagatcgccaagtttaacgatttctgtatggaagcgggtgcgataaagaacgtactcatttttgcaatggaacccaatttgcagaaacgcttcatagcccaaggtgcaaacaagattttcaccacgctcactaaggaattctcgaaagcaccgagaatcgtgacctatgagcatatcactcgcttctttgatgcgagactccagaagggccaaccggttagcccacacattctcagcatgattgagaatgttgagagactggaggcgcttgattataaaatcagcgagaacatcgtgattgaccgcatgcttcattcactccacgatggttttgcgctctttagagcgaattactatatgaatgatttgaagaaaagtcctcatgaactacactcccttctcgtacagaccgagaaggacatgaagttcagtgggagcttgaaacaggatgttctcgttgtgtcaaacaagggcaagggtaagggcaaagctcaggcagacctagcggtaggcaaaccgaagtttaagaagtcgggatctggtaagagtgggcctggtgagtcgagcaactcatcgggcgcgacaaagagcaagaccgataacatggaatgccatcattgccacaagactgggcattggaggcgtacatgtcctgtctatcatgaggacataaaaagGTGTCGCGtcaaacctgttggtatgtcttattcttcttctacttttattcatatgattgagattaaccacgcaagttacggaacttgggtactagatactggttgtggttctcatctgtgtaatcatgtgcaggggccccggaacatcgaacccctcgtaaagggtgaggtggacctgcgtatcgggaatggagcacgattgGCTACCGTCTCGAgaggaacatacgtgatccagcttcctagcggatttaagttatttttatataaatgctattatgtacccagtctttctaaaacattatttcagtttctgcacttgacaaacttggtttttcatttgtaatagagaataataattgcattttctcattacacgatatgatttttggcaaggcagtctccatgaatggaatttatgttttagatcaggccaccgaaatattacacgtaatgaataaaaggttaaaggttggtgacaaagatcaaacgtatctatggcactgccgtatgggacacattaatgagaaacgcgtaaaacagctcatcaagaatggagctatctcggcctttgattttcaatcatttggcacgtgtgaatcatgtctcatcggtaagatgactcggatttccttcaaaggtgttggaatgcgcgctgctgacctattaggactcatacacacggatgtatgtggacctatgtcaatcaccgcacgagaaggctataggtatttcatcactttcacggacgatttaagtagatatggctatgtctacttaatgaagcataaaagtgaatcctttgagaaattcaaagaaaaccagaatagggtacagaacctactgggtagaaagattaaaacactacgttcagatcgtggtggcgagtatctttctcacgagtttgatcaacaccttaaagactgtgggattgccttacagctaactccacctagaacacctcagttgaatggtgtgtccgaacggagaaatcgaacactactcgatatggttcgatccatgatgagtcacaccgtgttgccagactcattgtggggttatgctcttctgtcagctgctctaatacttaaccgaagtccgtctaaagcttttgacaagactccatatgaactatggaagggaacggtccctaacttgtcctttatacgggtttggggctgcgaggcttatgtcaagtggagacacgaggataagctcggcccgcgatcggtcaagacatactttataggttatcctaagggaacgcttggtcattacttttattcgccaaccgaacaacgtgtttttgttgcggctagtgcgacattcttagagaaggaatttatcgagaatgcaaagagtgatagaaccttcgaactgtcggagattccagaaccaagtaccgagcaactattggaggaaccaatcccttcaatcccggctgcggttaacattcctgaggaacctaggaggtcgggaagagtctctattcctccggacagatacattggtatggtcgaggaacatgacatagatgacattctactcttaacgagtagtgaacccgcaacctataaaggtgccatgactagttccgactcaaagctatggcttgaggccatgaaatccgaggtggactccatttatggacttaagcaagcttctaggagttggaatcatcgtttcgaccaagtgataaaagaaaatggatttactcgatcggtcgaggaaccatgtctatatatcaagtctagtgggagcaagattgtcttcctaatattgtatgtcgatgacatactcctgattgggaatgacatacctctcttaacttcggtaaaagtatggttgaaaaaccatttccagatgaaagatctgggtgaggcacaaagaattttgggcatccgtatctatcgagatagatcacgtcggatgttatctctcagtcaggagtcttatatagataagatactagagagattaagcatgactaactccaagaaggggttccttcctatggctccaggggtgcatttgagtaggtctcaggcaccagagacaccggaagagaaagagcgcatgacacggattccttatgcctcggctgtaggatcaatcatgtatgccatgatatgcacatgtcCAGACGTGGTATatacattgagtatgacaagtcgattccaacagcatccaggtgtatcacattggatggctgtcaagaacattcttaagtacctacagaggattaaagattgggcattgacttatggatcgagatgactcgaaatctcagtctggattcgtttttactcttaatggcgctacagtcagctggaagagttccaaacaaagtgttacagcagattctacgactgagtccgagtaccatgtcgcgtctagacatgtacaacggaaagctcatctaatccgagattacgtggagcaaaaggaagtagtgatagaaaagattgctgcacatgataatatagcagatcctctcactaaacaactacgacaagataagcatgaagggcatgttaattccatgggaattaaacgtgttcctgagttgtagtactctcttatggattagattcattttcttgtgtactctatacgacatcatcgttttgatatttatatattttgtttttcatgtggaattgtacgacaattttgaacaccacaaagtgaactgaacaaacattatatttttagtccttaattgcccacatgaagcctgataactcggcaattattttgtgacgttggttgatggtgggttcaacgagccataagtcaaccggttggtcgaccaatcacagaggcgcgttatacggatatctcgtaggacacaattgtgacatcgacgtggagtcctaaatgttttataacattcggtgccaggtcgtggataggacctccatggtgatcctaagagtcgattcttttgactatcgactgtctcttgagactacggcagattttgggtgactttggtttctttctcacggtcatccgtaacagggggccaagtagattttttctcgggtcatttcatttgtgcttagatcggaaggagtcgagttgaaggaaatattcagcctttatcgggtacttgatatttctcggggccactcgaggagtcagaatcgaaatgcatggccatgctcgaatacggattcgttttatcagttaagttactctctagtcgggaaaccactctagatacagatcgattgtaaaatacgacctttgcggatccggatctgcaaattgttttacattgagtgggagaaattttaaatgaatatgagaatcggttatcgcacatacacttgtacagacaagtgggagtttgttggagttgtgtcctccagttagtgcggataacattattacacatacacttgtacggacaagtgggagcttgttggggctggtgtcctctacagttagtgtaataacatttaaatctctaaaaggatcaaagggcatacttttgtattattatcagttggtccacgtttatcaataacggttggcttgctagataagtttgacgttattgtcatacagatggcggtgatcaactggtccctaaaagtcacacctataggatacgtttgagagatgtgacggtatgaaaatacagtcatgttgatgcctagaatgactaagcagttagtcggagttattgactagtaattagtcaaatgcgatgttgagataattatttaatacggattaaataatacgggctaaggcgaattaagcggttaattcgtaaattgaatataaacgatttatatttaattaatgtatattgaattaatttattatacaatatcgtctttgtcggacaagtattaatatatcgactgagtcatgttattagttgatattttaataaccgataaccgatgacgatttatgataaaatcccgtcatatacatttagcgaaaatcgagtcaaaccacgagttaaaataaggagaaagtggaaagcccacttcctccCTAACCCACGGTTTGGTCGACCGAATGGAACAAAAAGGGGAGTCCCTCTCTTTTTGACCGAAGCATCATTttgcaagaaaattagggttttggagaagaATTTTCGCTGAAAATCTTAGATCTCTCTCATTAGAAAACTCacataaactctctcaatattgcaagtcaattagagagcactttctagcacaaggggcacagtctcagacggtcttgggtgcaacgattaggaggaaatctactttgatttctgttcttaggccgaatttgcaaggacccgaggttgattctttgttctttatcgtttctattgtaatttcgttttatgacaataatcgcatgttaaatttgcattataatccttaaaatttaagggaattttacggatatttccctacacaaGGCATGGAGGGACAAGCAGAATTGCTACCTTCCTGAAGGGCGGGGATGGGCTTTGCCCTCACCTGGGCTAAAATACACCGGGTGCCCAGAATTCACCATTTCACCAAAATCTGAAATATTCCCCATCAACATTGTAACCTATTAAATATATTCcaattaattaaaatataaatactGAAAGTGAAACCATAAATTGATAACGAAATAAACAACATAATTGACCATGACCATCTTATGCATCAAAGGAAATAAACTCGTGTGTATCTAAAGGAGAAGACAACTGTTCTTCGCTATGGCCACACATAGATCAGTAAAATAGACattgaaattttttaaaaaaaaggatgAAAGGATAACTGAAAACAAAAGGATGAAATAACATGGTGATTAATTGGCAAAATCGATTCACCCTAAAACCCTAATTCGATGAAGTAAAGGAACATCTGACTAACCTCGTGACAAGGAGTTGACGCCGGCGTACGGGTGTTGACGGCGGTGTACTGGTGGTTGCGTCGTGGTGGTGGTGAGTTCAGCGAGCGTGAGACTGAGGAGCGAAAGAGTTCAGCGTGGTGTGAAGGCGAGATTCTGCAAGTGAAGGGAGTTGAAAGGTtttactacttttttttttaattaataataaaaggaTATGGCATCGGTTTATGAAAAAGGAGATAGTGTCGGTTCGAAAAAAACCGCCATGAAAAAACCGCCAATGTTCATTTTCATAATGTCGGTTCGAACAAAACCGCCATAAAATCTCTACAATGGCGGTTTTTAAATAAAACCGCCACAAAAATTTCAAGTACCACGTCGGTTCTTAATTAAAACCGTCACAAATAGTTTCTTTATTACCTTTTACGTCGTTTCTATTAAAACCGCCACGATAACACCGTCGTGATAGgagttttttctactagtggtagCTAAGCAAGCAATTCTACACAACTCTTCATATGATCAACTAAACaactatttcatgttatcaaatgccacataataaacatccaacatgcttcttattcaaacaacattttcatatacttcaccaacctttcattcacaatttcaatcttctactcccaacatccaacaattcacaacatgtATCGTCACATTGCATACAAATTAgcaaacatcacatacgaccttggcatataccccccccccccccatgtgaccggttcaaaattgttgggcgagttcgcgactttaggacgtctcccaagtctttgcattagctcctacaacctttaccccggattcattttaattgactccctatattcattagattcattggttacaggtttcaggatcgtcgctctgataccattttgtaacacccccatactccaagtgccttaccaggaccactcaggtattaagatgctaccatctcggttgcccgaggcaaagataatcataagacaataacgaaacaatatTTAAATAGTATAGCTTTAGTGAatagaatacaatccaaaaccaaaaaccaaaatacggttacatgttctcaaaaccaactgtctactcagctAAGTGAAATGTTTAATAAATTaatcatgctacagcggaagactctatcatcagacagtggcacatcccagctatctcatgtaactcgactcatacctgctcaacaactgctcaccatcctcgaatggatcaccacagtttttaaaacaataaacggggtcagtactaatcacacaatttacataaaccaacaacacagtaaacaaacagctcaatcatcacaaatttctccgaactccattcccaactccacaatactgactacagactaaagtgtgtagccctaccagagtgcccatcgcaacaggtcactccacgccgccagtgggggaccgcagcagtacccaccaaatccccgctcatctccgtcgagcgataaacccaaattccttaatgtgcacatcccttttgtggcgggttccatgaaggcgaacatgggcgtgaagtcactcccgcaagtgactccactcagccagggacgcgccccgaagaacacagacagatacaatcaatcacaactactatcaacaaccaaatccaacaatcgtcacagtacgagtatgataatattcaacaaccacaaaacaccaacaacacattatgggactaataccgagtaggaaaccctaccggaaagcaacacaatgATCGACGGTCGGTCTCAACggtgatatcaaaaggcttcttctacgaatcctcctcctaacatacaatcatacaattactaccaatcaagaaacacaacaaaacccccaaatccccaaattagggtttaactaactttaacgaattactataaaaacagtatgtagatcttaccctcgacgcaaggattacaacagtataaagaaaggtgaaatccgaccttccaagctccgggatttgccaataatgcgattgatgcgaagaacgtagtttgttttctcttttgaaagcaattaggtttgtaaaagtgtttaaagaaagtgacgggagtaattatatactaaatcgcattattaacaaaactcgacaaatcattcccccgtaaaccggctactcgatcgagtagctgaggtactcgatcgagtgcccccttactcgatcgagtatcaaggttactcgatcaagtacccaacaggtcagaaactatttttaaaacgcaacacacccttactcgacagagtaaggcccacttgatagagtacccagacactcataaaaccgtagtattacaaatatAATTTATGGGTTTatatcaaatttattttatttcaatCAATAATTacggaatatatatatatatatatatatatacactgtAGGCAAACTGGTTGATTGGATTTATTGTAAAGCAGATAGGCTTTGGATCAAATGGGTTAGTGATGTATATATCAAGGACCATGACTGGCATTGCTATACTCCTCCTACTGATGCTACCTGGGTGTGGAAGAATATTTGCAAAGTAAAAGACAAACTCAAGACTGGTTATGCTAATGGCAGCTGGACTGTGAGTCCTAAAGGGTATTCTATCAGGAGTGGATATGACTGGCTCTCCCCTGATCACATTCATCTTGACTGGCCTGCAATTGTTTGGAGTAATTGGAACATTCCTAAGCATTCTATAACCACATGGCTTAGAATGCAAGAGGGCATGAATGTGAAGAGTAAACTAGTGAGATTTGGATACTGTTCTGATGATCTTTGCATGCTCTGTCAGTTACAGCCTAAAACAGTGGAGCATATGTTTACTACATGTGTGTATACTGTCAAAGTTCAATCTTGCTTAGCAAAATGGTATGGTGGTGGCTTCCCTACGGTGACTGATCTGATTGCAACCCAGAAAGATAGTATTCAATGGAAGGTAAGGGTAGCCATGTTCAATGCGGTTACATATTCTATATGGTACCAAAGGAATAATGCTAGAGTTAATGATGTTTTGATGAGGCCACGAGTTTGTGGCAAAGCACGAATAGAGGAAGATGTAAAGATGAGAGTTAAATGAAGTGTGGAAATGTTGCTGATCAACCAGGTTGTGGTTGGTCGCAAATTATGGGAGTGATCTCGATTGCTTGTAATGGGATTCGATcccgcccctcttgtaactatTTTCTTAGTTTTTgatatataatatactcacattacaccaaaatatatatatatatatatatatatatatatatatatatatatatatatatatatatatatatatatatatatatatatatatatatatagggttgagaTCCCATGAGAACCTCCTtcccatgagaaccatgagaacccttATCTACCGTTGGATGAAGAAGATCAATGGACCAGATTGACGCGCGTCATTCCTCCTTGAAATACCCTCCCTTCTAACATAATCCCTTCCCCAACCCTTTTCTTCAATCATATTCATCAGATGGAAAAAAAAGTTACGATTTCCAAAAAGAAAAAATTGTAGAGATGGATTATTAATCGTCACAACGAAGTTCATCAAATTAATTGCAAGGAAATCAAGAAATTCAATTATGCAAGAGGTAAATAAAAATACAAACCTTACTCATCTAGAAATTTccatttaattgaaattttttaatCGAATTATGCAAATTAATTTAAAGCCGCATGTTTCAAAATGTAGTCTAGGTGTTTCACATTTTACAATTCGTATTCTGGGtttgtgaagacaaataatttGAAAAGTACCAGATATGTTTGGTCTTTTACCTCATTTTGTTATTTAATGTACATATGGCTGTTTAATATTTGTATGATTTATATTCTCAAGTGGTTGTGACAAATTATTAGGCGTTGTTGTAAGGATTGGTACTGAATAATCTCCTATATGTACTTAAGGTTCAtataaattctcatttgtgacggtcgATATCCATTACAAgctatcacaagcttgtgacgggtcaaataaaaccAACATAGAAAGATAAAGACAAATCTTTTGTGACTCCCTAGGCACTTtaatttttgtcttatctattatgtgggtgatacttgacccgtcacaagagagacttaCTATAAGGTTCATAATATAAGCATCATAGGTTCAAAAAATATTTACCATAGGTTCATAATTATTTTTGACGGATTGTATGTTTTGGTGTTTCATGCTCTACGAGACTACTACCCATGACAAGGTTTGCTTGAATAAGTAATTAGTAATGTACGTGCAACTATATTGTATGGTACCTTAAAACTAATTGAACGGATCTAGGCTTGTTTAATGTCGTATGACTTACTTTCTCATGTAATTTTGACTAATGGCTAAGGGATATTTTTATGATAGGTACTTAGGGTTATATGCGGTAATACCAAAGGTTCATAGCATATAAGTCATAAAACACGAATTATAAGCTCTGCATATATGTACCATAGGTTCAGAAAACATGTACCATAGGTTCATTAAACATGTTCCATAGGTTCAGAACTCATATGTCATAAGTTCAGAACACGTGTACCATAGGTTCATAAGAGGATTTATGTTATAGAGACGTCTTGCTCTTTGCCTTTAAACTTTACTCAATTATCCTTCATACTTAAATGTACAGGATTCAAATTATAAGTTATTACTGAATTGTATGTACTCTTTTGAATCGAGGGTGTAATCAAAGTATGAAGGTAGTGCATATATACCTACATTGTCTACACTTACATGTGATATTCTACCCAATAAACTGAGGAGTATTTTCTATTGTACATGAATAACAAGAAGCCGAAACTAGGCTATGTATACAAATATCGAAAACGAAGATGTGGGTATTACAAACAATATGCAACATATATTTGGATTTCAGACTAAGAGTTGAATTATGTAGGTTGAGCCGAGCGTTGTGCAATTTGGAACTTCTTCATGCCTGGAGCTTCTTTTGGATGGTTGGACGACATTGTATCAAGGATTCTAAGGCCCACATATGTCATGGAGTTGCTTTGGTTATAAAGGCAAGATCGTGAAAAATTCCTATACATGAATAAGGTAGATGAGATTGACAACAAAATTAAGCTTCGCAAACATAGGTTCAAGATACATGTACCATAAGTTCAGAACATACATATCATGAGGACAAAATAATATTTAAACTACGTACAAAATTATGTTTGTAAGTTACGTACCTTAACATATATTGGACAAATTGATTAGGTATTAGGTCGATCTGCATTTGTTGTACCTTAATATTTCACCCTCTCGAGTTAGACTATCGCTACCCTCAATTCATGAGAAAACAGTCTCGTTTAATCACTCTCTTTGGTGAACAACCCGATCAACATAAGACAATTGAAACTTGAATATAAATTTTAAAATCAAGATCAAAACAACATTCAAAAACTAAAATAAGTATTTTACATATTAATCAATAAATTGAAAAAGAGATAACATGTTAAATCAGTAAAAGTAACAATGATACTGAAAATCAACAAATAGGGGCGACAAAATGCACATGCAAGTGCTAGAAAATGTACATAAAAGTGATATGGTTTCAAGTATTGACATAGAAACTGAAAAACTGCCAACAACAAATACTCTGACACCTTGTTCTTTAACTAAGTTTTTAAGATAAACAACTCAAAAAGTTATGCCTATAGATCAACAAATGATGATAACTATAAAACTAGATCATAATTGAAAAAAATTAATAAAGACGATTAGACATCACAAAAACCTatgaaattttgaaaaaaaattgagaaCGAAAATTATAAAATCACATGGCAGATCTAATTACATTAAGAAAAGAAGGATATAAACATGGTAAATTTACAAAACCAGTAGAAAATCATATGAGAAACATAAGAATTACATATAAAATTAGTAAAAGTTTGAGGAGAAGACAAAGAATCgcaaataaaaaagaaatcaaCAATAAATTGATTGATTCGTACCTTAATGATAAAAAGGGAGAGAAGCCAAAAAggtaattcataaaatgatagtGCAAACATGGAAATTAAGTGATTTGTAGAAATCTGAGAAGATGAATAGAAAAGAAAGGGGGAAGAGCTAAAAGCAGTAAAAAGAGAAATATGGCCATTACATAAAACAATGACGCGCGTCAGATATGGGACGTTAGATTATTTGATTTAACGGTGGATAgtagttctcatggttctcatgggaagagggttctcataggatcctaaatctatatatatatatatatatatatatatatatatatatatatatatatatatatatatatatatagaaataggatcctataagtccaacattttaggttgagtccatgagtcctcatCTAAGCCATTGAATCTTaaaaaatggatggttgagattaaaagatAAAAGAGAAACAATTTACACTACCTATGCATAATTAATTGTTTGTCTCTTTTACACCAATTTCCCatacactaattaattatttCTCTTATAATTTCATTTACCtctcatttttatttcattttcaaaacaaatcaaaaattttatttccgcataaaATGAAAGCCACTTCTTAAAAAGCTCCGTAAATCTTCATTCGGACTCCGATTAGGGCGAAATAAaagcctaaatttattattttttcgggCCCGACATAATGGTGATATTTTTATATACCATTGAATTTTCAAAATATTCGGTATTGATCGATTGTGCTCGAAATATAATGGTTTGTGTTTGTTTCTTATtaatttttgttggattttgttgAAATCGTTGTTAGGTATTTAAAATGGTTTGATAATGTTAAATATAGTGATTTGTATGATTATTTTTTTGATTAATTATATCTACATTTTAGTTATTAATTGCAATTTTTTTATGAAGatggagatgatgatgacgatgatgatgacgatgatgatgatgatgatgataagtcGTTGGCgatattgattgatgatgaagatgttGATATGTCTTTGGTGTTATAGATTGATCGGTTGCTTGGAATATAATGGTTTGTGTTTGTTTCTTATtaatttttgttggattttgttaAAATCGTTGCTTAGGTATTAAAATGGCTTGATAATTTTAAATATAgtgatttgtatgattgtttttttttatgaattatatctaaattttttaattattaattgtagtttttttatgaagatggagatgatgatgatgatgatgatgatgatgatgatgatgatgatgatgaagatgatgatgatgataagtcGGTTGGCgatattgattgatgatgaagatgttGATATGTATAGATTGACGATGAAGATGTGAGATTTAGATTGATTCATTTAGATTGATGATTGTTGATGAATGTTGTAACTTCAATTATATAGTGTGTAACTTTATTCTTGTAagggtgtatatatatatatatatatgtatatatatatatatatatatatatatatatatatatatatatatatatagagagagagagagagagagatcaaAGTTCTCCTAAATTCTTtatatcttttgagtccc from Silene latifolia isolate original U9 population chromosome 2, ASM4854445v1, whole genome shotgun sequence encodes the following:
- the LOC141641830 gene encoding uncharacterized protein LOC141641830; the protein is MDQDRLWIKWVSDVYIKDHDWHCYTPPTDATWVWKNICKVKDKLKTGYANGSWTVSPKGYSIRSGYDWLSPDHIHLDWPAIVWSNWNIPKHSITTWLRMQEGMNVKSKLVRFGYCSDDLCMLCQLQPKTVEHMFTTCVYTVKVQSCLAKWYGGGFPTVTDLIATQKDSIQWKVRVAMFNAVTYSIWYQRNNARVNDVLMRPRVCGKARIEEDVKMRVK